Proteins encoded together in one Microcaecilia unicolor chromosome 3, aMicUni1.1, whole genome shotgun sequence window:
- the LOC115464383 gene encoding vomeronasal type-2 receptor 26-like, which translates to MPSILNICTGIVKLLKHFKWTWVGIIAPDDDSSQRFVQILKEGIEQNGACIEFIEIISHINNWSQERFDKINETIHKSSTNVIIAHFNNEITISLFWELRIFNIPGMIFITITEAEFYLSYQVENSFKNNTLLFTRIKKTIPSFLKFIREVNPILFPDYIAIEDWWLGLCSNQCPQTIKRSCSIDEDGSGMFHCDNTHFANSYDVYNAVYALAHALKDMLFSGSGNTTTWNGDRQRLSDYLPWKLHRYLKNVHFKNSLGEEIYFDENGDQATDYNIINLIHLPNGTLKHEIVGSYKPSALSGEDFTIDEKMIVWEASFTQTPPQSRCTQNCAPGFRKLPREGKPVCCYDCIPCPAGHISNQTDMENCIRCPEDQWPNEKRDVCIPKIIIFLSHEESLGIILMLISIFFFLITAVILGIFINYRETPIVRSNNRNLSYILLVSLMLCFLCSLIFIGHPEKVTCILRQTAFGITFSISLSSVLAKTITVIMAFQTTKPGSKLRKWMGSRVSYSIVLSFSLLQVLFCLVWLGTAPPFPHHNTQTEDGTIQIECNEGSIIAFYCVLGYLGFLAGISFIVAFLARNLPDSFNEAKYITFSMLVFCSVWVSFIPTYLSTRGKYMVAVEIFAILASSAGILGCIFIPKCYIILLRPDRNNRNYITKNKLSNFSEY; encoded by the exons ATGCCCAGCATTCTTAACATTTGTACTGGGATCGTGAAGTTACTGAAACATTTCAAGTGGACCTGGGTTGGTATCATTGCACCTGATGATGACAGCAGCCAAAGGTTTGTCCAGATCCTGAAAGAAGGGATTGAGCAGAATGGAGCTTGCATTGAATTCATAGAAATAATCAGTCACATCAATAATTGGTCACAAGAGAGATTTGACAAAATTAATGAGACTATTCATAAATCATCAACTAATGTGATCATTGCTCACTTTAATAATGAGATTACAATAAGTTTGTTTTGGGAGTTAAGAATTTTCAATATACCTGGTATGATCTTTATCACCATAACTGAAGCTGAGTTTTACTTATCCTATCAAGTGGAAAATAGTTTCAAGAATAACACCTTGCTATTCACAAGAATAAAGAAAACTATTCcaagttttttaaaatttatacgtGAGGTAAATCCTATTTTGTTTCCTGATTATATTGCAATTGAAGATTGGTGGCTTGGACTGTGTAGCAACCAGTGCCCCCAAACCATCAAAAGATCCTGCAGTATAGATGAAGATGGTTCCGGCATGTTCCACTGTGACAATACCCACTTTGCCAACAGTTATGATGTTTACAATGCTGTTTATGCCCTGGCACATGCACTGAAAGATATGCTTTTCTCTGGTTCTGGGAACACCACCACGTGGAATGGAGACCGACAGAGATTATCAGATTATTTACCATGGAAG CTTCATCGTTATCTGAAGAATGTGCACTTTAAAAACAGTCTGGGAGAAGAGATATATTTTGATGAGAACGGAGACCAAGCCACTGACTACAATATTATTAATCTGATCCATCTCCCCAATGGGACATTGAAACATGAAATTGTTGGAAGTTATAAACCTTCTGCTCTCTCTGGAGAGGATTTTACAATCGATGAAAAAATGATAGTTTGGGAGGCTTCATTTACCCAG ACTCCTCCACAATCCAGATGCACTCAGAATTGTGCTCCTGGCTTCAGGAAATTACCCAGAGAAGGAAAGCCTGTCTGCTGCTATGACTGTATTCCCTGTCCAGCTGGACATATCTCCAATCAAACTG ATATGGAGAACTGTATAAGATGCCCAGAGGACCAGTGGCCCAATGAAAAAAGAGATGTCTGCATCCCAAAAATAATAATCTTTCTTTCCCATGAAGAATCTTTGGGAATCATTTTGATGCTTAtcagcattttcttttttctcATCACTGCTGTCATTTTGGGAATCTTCATTAATTACAGAGAAACTCCTATTGTGAGATCCAACAACCGGAACCTAAGCTACATTCTCTTAGTCTCCCTCATGCTCTGTTTTCTCTGCTCATTGATATTCATAGGACATCCTGAGAAGGTGACCTGCATTCTTCGACAGACTGCCTTTGGAATAAcgttctccatctctctctcctctgtcttgGCAAAAACAATCACTGTGATCATGGCTTTTCAGACCACTAAGCCTGGAAGCAAGctccggaaatggatgggttccagGGTCTCATACTCTATAGTgctttccttttcccttcttcaaGTCCTCTTTTGCCTTGTCTGGTTGGGAACTGCTCCGCCATTCCCACATCATAACACGCAAACTGAAGATGGAACAATTCaaattgaatgtaatgaaggatcaataattgcattttactgtgttctgggtTACCTGGGATTTCTGGCTGGTATCAGCTTCATTGTAGCTTTCCTAGCAAGAAATCTACCTGACagtttcaatgaggccaagtacatcaccttcagcatgctggtgttctgcagtgtctgGGTGTCTTTTATCCCAACATACCTGAGCACTAGGGGCAAGTACATGGTAgcagtggagatatttgctaTCCTGGCCTCCAGTGCTGGAATACTGGGGTGCATCTTTATCCCCAAGTGCTACATTATTCTGTTGAGGCCtgacaggaacaacaggaattatattacaaaaaataaattgtCAAATTTCTCTGAATATTAA